One Pristiophorus japonicus isolate sPriJap1 chromosome 19, sPriJap1.hap1, whole genome shotgun sequence genomic window carries:
- the LOC139229860 gene encoding zinc finger protein ZFP2-like, with amino-acid sequence MGEKPFKCHVCGWAFSQASGLVNHLRIHTGEKPFRCEVCEKSFTQSSTLLQHQRIHTGEKPFRCELCERAFTRSSCLVEHRRAHTGEKPFRCEVCAKAFAKSSTLLVHQRTHTGEKPFGCEVCGKAFAEAVLLLKHQRIHQRSHQHAQGRPQMGEKALRCEVCGKAFVSPSSLRVHQRTHTGEKPFRCEACDKAFAQSSSLRVHQRTHTGEKPFACHVCDKAYTQLVHLQQHQLAHSGEKPFKCEVCNRAFFNSSYLLVHQRTHTGEKPFRCETCQKAFLNASSLRVHRRAHTGEKPFGCEVCNKAFMNSSSLRVHQRTHTGEKPFRCEVCDKTFTQSSNLRAHRRTHAPFCV; translated from the coding sequence ATGGGGGAGAAGCCGTTCAAGTGTCATGTGTGTGGCTGGGCCTTTTCACAGGCATCGGGCCTGGTGAACCACCTGCGCATCCACACGGGTGAAAAGCCGTTCAGGTGTGAAGTGTGCGAGAAGTCCTTTACACAATCGTCGACTCTCCTGCAACACCAGCGCATCCACACGGGCGAGAAGCCGTTCCGGTGTGAGCTTTGTGAGAGAGCCTTCACACGATCATCCTGCCTTGTGGAGCACCGGCGCGCCCACACGGGCGAGAAGCCGTTCCGGTGTGAGGTGTGCGCGAAGGCTTTTGCAAAGTCCTCCACCCTCCTGGTGCACCAACGCACCCACACCGGGGAGAAACCGTTCGGGTGTGAGGTTTGTGGCAAAGCCTTCGCAGAGGCGGTGTTGCTCTTGAAACACCAGCGCATTCACCAGCGCAGCCATCAGCACGCCCAGGGGCGCCCGCAGATGGGGGAGAAAGCGTTGCGGTGCGAGGTTTGTGGCAAAGCCTTTGTGAGCCCGTCGAGCCTGCGGGTGCACCAGCGCACCCACACGGGGGAGAAACCGTTCCGGTGTGAAGCGTGCGACAAAGCCTTTGCGCAGTCGTCGAGCCTGAGGGTGCACCAGCGCACCCACACGGGGGAGAAACCGTTCGCATGTCATGTGTGCGACAAAGCTTACACCCAGTTGGTGCACCTCCAGCAACACCAGCTCGCCCActctggggagaagccgttcaagTGTGAGGTTTGCAACAGAGCTTTCTTCAACTCCTCCTACCTCCTGGTGCACCAGCGCACCCACACAGGGGAGAAACCGTTCCGATGTGAAACGTGCCAGAAAGCGTTCCTGAACGCTTCCAGCCTGCGGGTGCACCGGCGCGCACACACCGGGGAGAAACCGTTCGGCTGTGAGGTTTGCAACAAGGCCTTCATGAATTCCTCGAGTCTCAGGGTGCACCAGCGTacgcacactggggagaaaccgttcagGTGTGAGGTCTGCGACAAAACCTTTACTCAGTCCTCGAATCTCCGGGCACACCGCCGTACTCACGCACCTTTTTGTGTTTGA